In a genomic window of Wyeomyia smithii strain HCP4-BCI-WySm-NY-G18 chromosome 1, ASM2978416v1, whole genome shotgun sequence:
- the LOC129727501 gene encoding uncharacterized protein LOC129727501 isoform X3, whose translation MYHCPMSGCAWESVSCDRYVPHLRRMHDPFNGFKCIHNCGRQMTSLQSLQKHMKCCPKNKEMRNSTRSIEIINQTVSFSRNANKSAYNSNNSFCDPTNSRENDNLDSKMSESNSKNIITSKNLNNSVLKLTTEWLSDSTLPRKVAFKMSRDIKLNIIQPLNDLINLAHSTLLMSKECKELLISILQTYDCPTEYSFRKELKRRELFEDPIFFTINDGSFSENVLSNTSAGTDRIEGVLMPVKFMLKKYMQADGVMNQILASLKLSSNGIIRSLIGGSIWQERTAYLLRYVQYILVFRVYLAIYSLD comes from the exons ATGTACCATTGCCCTATGTCAGGATGTGCATGGGAGTCCGTCTCCTGTGATCGCTATGTTCCTCATCTCAGACGGATGCACGATCCATTTAACGGGTTCAAGTGCATTCATAATTGCGGGCGTCAAATGACATCACTACAGAGCCTACAAAAACATATGAAATGTTGTCCAAAAAATAAAGAGATGCGAAATTCAACACGGTCAATTGAAATTATAAACCAGACAGTGTCTTTTTCAAGAAACGCAAATAAATCAGCGTAtaattcaaacaatagtttCTGCGATCCGACCAACTCGAGAGAAAACGATAATCTAGATTCAAAAATGTCAGAATCAAATTCCAAAAATATTATTACCAGTAAAAACTTGAATAATTCAGTTCTAAAGTTGACAACGGAATGGTTGAGTGATAGCACGTTGCCAAGAAAAGTTGCTTTCAAGATGAGCAGagatattaaattaaatataATCCAGCCACTCAATGATCTGATCAACTTAGCGCATTCCACTCTTCTAATGTCAAAGGAATGTAAAGAATTACTCATCAGTATACTGCAAACATACGATTGTCCTACCGAATACAGCTTCAGAAAGGAGCTTAAGAGACGAGAACTTTTTGAGGATCcaatattttttacaataaacGATGGTTCTTTTTCTGAGAATGTGCTATCGAACACATCAGCG GGTACAGATCGTATTGAAGGTGTATTGATGCCTGTGAAATTTATGCTAAAGAAGTATATGCAGGCTGATGGCGTAATGAACCAGATCTTAGCCAGTCTAAAATTATCCAGCAACGGTATCATTCGGTCATTAATCGGTGGTTCGATATGGCAAGAAAGAACGGCTT ATCTACTTCGATATGTGCAATATATCTTAGTGTTCCGTGTCTACCTGGCTATTTACTCGCTAGATTAA
- the LOC129727501 gene encoding uncharacterized protein LOC129727501 isoform X1, giving the protein MYHCPMSGCAWESVSCDRYVPHLRRMHDPFNGFKCIHNCGRQMTSLQSLQKHMKCCPKNKEMRNSTRSIEIINQTVSFSRNANKSAYNSNNSFCDPTNSRENDNLDSKMSESNSKNIITSKNLNNSVLKLTTEWLSDSTLPRKVAFKMSRDIKLNIIQPLNDLINLAHSTLLMSKECKELLISILQTYDCPTEYSFRKELKRRELFEDPIFFTINDGSFSENVLSNTSAGTDRIEGVLMPVKFMLKKYMQADGVMNQILASLKLSSNGIIRSLIGGSIWQERTACMCDKIVVPINIYFDDFCTGDTASCHSRSTSICAIYLSVPCLPGYLLARLSNILIVGFIRSQDRKRSSNDITLCTLVELLIELEQEGIEINHNGTVMRVFFVLGFVLGDNLGMNGILDYVESFRANFFCRVCKRMRVQTETDVIEYPTCFRNIPSYDRDVQLDIISKTGIKGPSILNRIPSYHVTHNFVFDIMHDLLEGVCVYDIQHILHYIIYEKCYISLSEFNARKNFYGDQNSGNLVHDIQERNVKIKNIKCTASEMKTLVTFLPLILGPLVPQTDEVWQITCALVKIVHICLLREITFDLINELRSLITFHHNLYIKLFRDCDCDAFRSKTQRNEAILSSEQ; this is encoded by the exons ATGTACCATTGCCCTATGTCAGGATGTGCATGGGAGTCCGTCTCCTGTGATCGCTATGTTCCTCATCTCAGACGGATGCACGATCCATTTAACGGGTTCAAGTGCATTCATAATTGCGGGCGTCAAATGACATCACTACAGAGCCTACAAAAACATATGAAATGTTGTCCAAAAAATAAAGAGATGCGAAATTCAACACGGTCAATTGAAATTATAAACCAGACAGTGTCTTTTTCAAGAAACGCAAATAAATCAGCGTAtaattcaaacaatagtttCTGCGATCCGACCAACTCGAGAGAAAACGATAATCTAGATTCAAAAATGTCAGAATCAAATTCCAAAAATATTATTACCAGTAAAAACTTGAATAATTCAGTTCTAAAGTTGACAACGGAATGGTTGAGTGATAGCACGTTGCCAAGAAAAGTTGCTTTCAAGATGAGCAGagatattaaattaaatataATCCAGCCACTCAATGATCTGATCAACTTAGCGCATTCCACTCTTCTAATGTCAAAGGAATGTAAAGAATTACTCATCAGTATACTGCAAACATACGATTGTCCTACCGAATACAGCTTCAGAAAGGAGCTTAAGAGACGAGAACTTTTTGAGGATCcaatattttttacaataaacGATGGTTCTTTTTCTGAGAATGTGCTATCGAACACATCAGCG GGTACAGATCGTATTGAAGGTGTATTGATGCCTGTGAAATTTATGCTAAAGAAGTATATGCAGGCTGATGGCGTAATGAACCAGATCTTAGCCAGTCTAAAATTATCCAGCAACGGTATCATTCGGTCATTAATCGGTGGTTCGATATGGCAAGAAAGAACGGCTTGTATGTGTGATAAAATTGTAGTTCCAATCAATATTTACTTTGATGATTTTTGCACCGGTGACACTGCATCCTGTCATTCAAGATCTACTTCGATATGTGCAATATATCTTAGTGTTCCGTGTCTACCTGGCTATTTACTCGCTAGATTAAGTAACATTCTGATTGTAGGTTTCATCAGAAGCCAAGATAGAAAAAGATCCAGCAATGATATAACTCTTTGTACATTAGTAGAACTGCTGATAGAATTGGAACAAGAGGGTATTGAAATAAATCACAACGGAACTGTCATGAGAGTATTTTTTGTTCTTGGTTTTGTTCTAGGTGACAATCTAGGTATGAACGGAATTTTAGACTACGTTGAGAGCTTTAGGGCAAACTTCTTTTGCAGAGTTTGTAAAAGGATGCGCGTACAAACCGAAACTGATGTAATAGAGTATCCCACATGTTTTCGAAATATTCCTAGTTATGATAGAGATGTTCAGCTTGATATTATATCGAAAACTGGAATCAAAGGCCCTAGTATATTGAACCGTATTCCTTCATACCATGTAACACATAATTTTGTCTTTGACATCATGCACGACCTCCTTGAAGGAGTGTGCGTGTATGATATTCAACACATACTTCATTATATTATCTatgaaaaatgttatataagtcTTAGTGAGTTCAATGCCAGGAAAAACTTTTATGGTGATCAAAACTCTGGAAACCTTGTTCACGACATTCAGGAGCGCAacgttaaaataaaaaacattaagTGTACTGCTAGTGAAATGAAAACATTGGTTACATTCTTaccgttgattttaggaccgtTAGTTCCGCAAACTGATGAAGTGTGGCAAATTACATGTGCTTTAGTGAAAATCGTACACATATGTTTATTAAGAGAAATAACATTTGATCTAATAAATGAACTAAGATCATTAATTACATTCCATCATAACCTGTACATAAAACTATTTCGCGATTGCGATTGCGATGCGTTTCGAAGCAAAACACAAAGAAACGAAGCAATATTGTCAAGTGAACAGTAA
- the LOC129727501 gene encoding uncharacterized protein LOC129727501 isoform X2 → MYHCPMSGCAWESVSCDRYVPHLRRMHDPFNGFKCIHNCGRQMTSLQSLQKHMKCCPKNKEMRNSTRSIEIINQTVSFSRNANKSAYNSNNSFCDPTNSRENDNLDSKMSESNSKNIITSKNLNNSVLKLTTEWLSDSTLPRKVAFKMSRDIKLNIIQPLNDLINLAHSTLLMSKECKELLISILQTYDCPTEYSFRKELKRRELFEDPIFFTINDGSFSENVLSNTSAGTDRIEGVLMPVKFMLKKYMQADGVMNQILASLKLSSNGIIRSLIGGSIWQERTACMCDKIVVPINIYFDDFCTGDTASCHSRSTSICAIYLSVPCLPGYLLARLSNILIVGFIRSQDRKRSSNDITLCTLVELLIELEQEGDNLGMNGILDYVESFRANFFCRVCKRMRVQTETDVIEYPTCFRNIPSYDRDVQLDIISKTGIKGPSILNRIPSYHVTHNFVFDIMHDLLEGVCVYDIQHILHYIIYEKCYISLSEFNARKNFYGDQNSGNLVHDIQERNVKIKNIKCTASEMKTLVTFLPLILGPLVPQTDEVWQITCALVKIVHICLLREITFDLINELRSLITFHHNLYIKLFRDCDCDAFRSKTQRNEAILSSEQ, encoded by the exons ATGTACCATTGCCCTATGTCAGGATGTGCATGGGAGTCCGTCTCCTGTGATCGCTATGTTCCTCATCTCAGACGGATGCACGATCCATTTAACGGGTTCAAGTGCATTCATAATTGCGGGCGTCAAATGACATCACTACAGAGCCTACAAAAACATATGAAATGTTGTCCAAAAAATAAAGAGATGCGAAATTCAACACGGTCAATTGAAATTATAAACCAGACAGTGTCTTTTTCAAGAAACGCAAATAAATCAGCGTAtaattcaaacaatagtttCTGCGATCCGACCAACTCGAGAGAAAACGATAATCTAGATTCAAAAATGTCAGAATCAAATTCCAAAAATATTATTACCAGTAAAAACTTGAATAATTCAGTTCTAAAGTTGACAACGGAATGGTTGAGTGATAGCACGTTGCCAAGAAAAGTTGCTTTCAAGATGAGCAGagatattaaattaaatataATCCAGCCACTCAATGATCTGATCAACTTAGCGCATTCCACTCTTCTAATGTCAAAGGAATGTAAAGAATTACTCATCAGTATACTGCAAACATACGATTGTCCTACCGAATACAGCTTCAGAAAGGAGCTTAAGAGACGAGAACTTTTTGAGGATCcaatattttttacaataaacGATGGTTCTTTTTCTGAGAATGTGCTATCGAACACATCAGCG GGTACAGATCGTATTGAAGGTGTATTGATGCCTGTGAAATTTATGCTAAAGAAGTATATGCAGGCTGATGGCGTAATGAACCAGATCTTAGCCAGTCTAAAATTATCCAGCAACGGTATCATTCGGTCATTAATCGGTGGTTCGATATGGCAAGAAAGAACGGCTTGTATGTGTGATAAAATTGTAGTTCCAATCAATATTTACTTTGATGATTTTTGCACCGGTGACACTGCATCCTGTCATTCAAGATCTACTTCGATATGTGCAATATATCTTAGTGTTCCGTGTCTACCTGGCTATTTACTCGCTAGATTAAGTAACATTCTGATTGTAGGTTTCATCAGAAGCCAAGATAGAAAAAGATCCAGCAATGATATAACTCTTTGTACATTAGTAGAACTGCTGATAGAATTGGAACAAGAGG GTGACAATCTAGGTATGAACGGAATTTTAGACTACGTTGAGAGCTTTAGGGCAAACTTCTTTTGCAGAGTTTGTAAAAGGATGCGCGTACAAACCGAAACTGATGTAATAGAGTATCCCACATGTTTTCGAAATATTCCTAGTTATGATAGAGATGTTCAGCTTGATATTATATCGAAAACTGGAATCAAAGGCCCTAGTATATTGAACCGTATTCCTTCATACCATGTAACACATAATTTTGTCTTTGACATCATGCACGACCTCCTTGAAGGAGTGTGCGTGTATGATATTCAACACATACTTCATTATATTATCTatgaaaaatgttatataagtcTTAGTGAGTTCAATGCCAGGAAAAACTTTTATGGTGATCAAAACTCTGGAAACCTTGTTCACGACATTCAGGAGCGCAacgttaaaataaaaaacattaagTGTACTGCTAGTGAAATGAAAACATTGGTTACATTCTTaccgttgattttaggaccgtTAGTTCCGCAAACTGATGAAGTGTGGCAAATTACATGTGCTTTAGTGAAAATCGTACACATATGTTTATTAAGAGAAATAACATTTGATCTAATAAATGAACTAAGATCATTAATTACATTCCATCATAACCTGTACATAAAACTATTTCGCGATTGCGATTGCGATGCGTTTCGAAGCAAAACACAAAGAAACGAAGCAATATTGTCAAGTGAACAGTAA